From Paenibacillus physcomitrellae, the proteins below share one genomic window:
- the atpB gene encoding F0F1 ATP synthase subunit A encodes MMHKSPIIEWHGLHIDLSVILMLVVSCLVVFLLAFIATRNLSVENPGKLQSFMEWVVDFVKGLISSTMDMKKGRPFLSLGLTLIMFIFVSNMLGLPFGIVTEYDHKEAAHIFGKPIISVTEEFDKLQAAQATSGEHEEIEVGVAWWKSPTADAGVSMGLAIMVFLMVHFLGMTRNTKGYFKHYLQPFVFFLPINLIEQFSKLLTHGMRLYGNIFAGEVLISVLLKLTVLGWGGWIASAAGLVVWQGFSIFVGSIQAFVFTILTFVYISQALETHDEH; translated from the coding sequence ATTATGCATAAGTCACCGATTATTGAATGGCATGGGCTTCACATCGATTTGTCCGTCATTCTGATGCTTGTCGTTTCTTGTCTGGTTGTGTTCCTGCTGGCTTTCATCGCTACGCGGAATTTGTCGGTTGAGAATCCGGGCAAACTTCAGAGTTTTATGGAATGGGTCGTTGATTTCGTCAAAGGGCTGATCTCAAGCACGATGGATATGAAGAAAGGCAGACCGTTCCTCTCGCTTGGGTTGACGCTCATCATGTTTATTTTTGTGAGTAATATGCTGGGCTTGCCGTTCGGTATTGTAACGGAATATGACCACAAAGAAGCGGCTCATATTTTCGGTAAACCTATTATTTCCGTCACGGAGGAGTTTGATAAACTTCAGGCTGCTCAAGCTACGAGCGGTGAACATGAAGAGATCGAGGTGGGTGTCGCCTGGTGGAAATCGCCTACGGCCGATGCCGGAGTATCCATGGGTCTTGCGATCATGGTCTTCCTGATGGTTCACTTCCTGGGCATGACACGAAATACCAAAGGTTATTTCAAACACTATCTTCAACCGTTTGTTTTCTTCCTGCCGATCAACTTGATTGAGCAGTTCTCCAAACTGCTGACGCACGGTATGCGTCTATACGGGAACATTTTTGCAGGTGAAGTATTGATCTCCGTGCTCCTGAAGCTTACCGTTTTGGGCTGGGGAGGCTGGATTGCTTCCGCCGCAGGTCTCGTAGTATGGCAGGGCTTTAGTATATTTGTAGGCTCCATCCAAGCCTTCGTCTTTACGATTCTGACGTTTGTGTACATTTCGCAAGCGCTGGAGACGCACGACGAGCATTAG
- the atpE gene encoding F0F1 ATP synthase subunit C, which translates to MGVMAFIAAAIAVGLGALGAGIGNGLIVSKTVEGIARQPEAKSTLQTTMFIGVGLVEALPIIGVVLAFIFYAAA; encoded by the coding sequence ATGGGAGTTATGGCATTTATCGCTGCTGCGATTGCAGTAGGTTTGGGCGCACTCGGCGCAGGTATTGGTAACGGTCTGATCGTAAGTAAAACAGTAGAAGGTATTGCTCGCCAACCGGAAGCCAAATCCACGCTGCAAACAACAATGTTTATCGGTGTAGGTCTGGTCGAAGCCCTTCCAATCATCGGGGTAGTTCTTGCGTTCATTTTCTACGCAGCTGCTTAA
- a CDS encoding F0F1 ATP synthase subunit delta: MSSKVAVIASRYAKAIYEIAAQEGRTLEVEQELKAAVEALTSDKDIVNFIAAPSITEEAKWQVIETSLADKLSKPVISLLKLLVERGRVGVLPELLESYIRISGEALGLASAVVYTTYPLNEEEKQQVSDHFGTLVNKKIRVENVVDNSLLGGMKVVIGDTLYDGSLAGKLDRLEKSFRRQAL; encoded by the coding sequence ATGAGCAGCAAAGTAGCGGTTATCGCCTCCCGTTATGCCAAAGCGATTTATGAAATTGCGGCGCAGGAAGGCCGCACGCTTGAAGTCGAACAGGAACTGAAGGCGGCGGTTGAAGCGTTGACGTCCGACAAGGATATCGTCAATTTCATCGCGGCTCCCAGCATTACGGAGGAAGCGAAATGGCAGGTTATTGAAACGAGTCTTGCAGACAAACTTTCTAAACCGGTTATCTCCCTGCTCAAATTGCTGGTAGAACGCGGCAGAGTTGGCGTTTTGCCGGAGCTGCTTGAAAGCTATATCCGCATTTCCGGGGAAGCGCTTGGCCTTGCTTCGGCTGTAGTATATACGACTTACCCGCTTAATGAAGAAGAAAAACAGCAGGTGTCCGATCATTTTGGCACTCTTGTGAATAAGAAGATCCGCGTAGAGAACGTGGTGGATAACAGTCTGCTCGGCGGCATGAAGGTCGTAATCGGCGATACGCTGTACGACGGAAGCTTGGCCGGCAAGCTGGATCGGCTTGAGAAATCTTTTCGAAGACAAGCACTGTAG
- a CDS encoding DUF1146 family protein, whose product MDASLSEVSSAAAVSSLTAILISLICICISWWALQNLKLDLVIRHPKGPQGKLLQLLLAIVLGKFVADFIIQYLGYTHMLRYLF is encoded by the coding sequence TTGGATGCTTCGCTGAGTGAAGTCTCATCTGCAGCTGCGGTAAGTTCGCTAACGGCGATTTTGATTTCCCTGATCTGTATTTGCATCTCCTGGTGGGCTCTGCAAAATTTAAAGCTGGATTTGGTGATCCGGCATCCAAAGGGACCTCAGGGCAAGCTGCTGCAGCTTCTGCTGGCGATTGTTCTGGGTAAGTTTGTTGCGGACTTTATTATTCAGTACCTGGGTTATACCCATATGCTGCGTTACTTGTTTTAA
- a CDS encoding SGNH/GDSL hydrolase family protein, with translation MKELQEAQDVHAEMIRRRGLPATARKAAEGKPVTVAFLGGSITEGAGASQRDVTSWRALTEQYLREKLDGAGRPFISVNAGVGGTDSTLGAHRLQEQVFQAAEGPVDLLFVEFSVNDGEDREESLRGMEGIVRACRRLSPATDLCFVYTAAEKNLTGIRLFNIAVHEEVAEYYDIPSVDFAAGVYRLLQAGTAEWRELAPDGVHPNDLGHALYARFMQEFLEAELPLPQKNDPAQNESVHTPAHTPAHMLTHIPAHTPSGPLMPGNYEHAHMLAVSELSWSEAFHLKQLHPDDPLMNWRYSTEHVYTEVPGAAFTFTGQGRGAGVLLLCGPDTGMLEYSINGGSFVQVNPFDDWCLQAYRPVPVLFTPLDSPGELQVTVRNTALKDTRSQGHGLRILRALVH, from the coding sequence ATGAAAGAGCTGCAGGAGGCGCAAGACGTCCATGCCGAAATGATCCGGCGCAGAGGGCTTCCGGCAACCGCCCGGAAGGCAGCGGAGGGAAAGCCGGTAACGGTCGCTTTCCTCGGAGGCTCCATTACGGAAGGGGCCGGGGCTTCACAGCGTGACGTGACCAGCTGGAGGGCATTAACGGAGCAGTATTTGCGGGAAAAGCTTGACGGTGCCGGCAGACCGTTCATCAGCGTAAATGCGGGCGTTGGCGGCACGGACTCGACGCTTGGCGCTCACCGGCTGCAGGAGCAGGTCTTCCAGGCCGCAGAAGGCCCGGTTGATCTGCTGTTCGTCGAATTCAGCGTCAACGACGGGGAAGACCGCGAGGAGTCGCTGCGGGGCATGGAGGGCATTGTCCGGGCCTGCCGCCGGCTGTCGCCGGCAACGGACCTCTGCTTTGTATACACGGCCGCAGAGAAGAATCTGACCGGAATCCGTCTGTTTAACATCGCCGTCCACGAAGAAGTCGCGGAATACTACGATATTCCTTCGGTGGATTTTGCGGCAGGCGTCTATCGGCTGCTTCAGGCGGGAACGGCCGAATGGCGCGAGCTGGCGCCGGACGGCGTCCATCCCAATGATCTGGGGCATGCGCTGTACGCCCGCTTCATGCAGGAGTTTCTGGAGGCGGAGCTGCCGCTCCCGCAGAAAAACGACCCGGCACAGAACGAATCCGTTCACACGCCGGCTCACACACCAGCTCACATGCTAACTCACATACCGGCTCATACGCCTTCCGGACCTCTGATGCCCGGGAACTATGAGCATGCACATATGCTGGCGGTTTCGGAGCTTTCCTGGTCCGAAGCATTTCATTTGAAACAACTGCATCCAGACGATCCGTTAATGAACTGGAGGTATTCTACGGAGCATGTTTATACCGAAGTGCCCGGCGCTGCGTTCACCTTTACAGGGCAAGGGAGGGGAGCCGGTGTTCTGCTCCTATGCGGCCCGGATACCGGAATGCTTGAGTACTCTATTAACGGCGGCTCATTTGTACAGGTGAATCCTTTCGACGACTGGTGCTTGCAGGCTTACCGGCCTGTGCCGGTGCTGTTTACTCCTCTGGATTCGCCGGGCGAGCTGCAGGTAACGGTGCGGAATACTGCATTAAAGGATACCCGCAGTCAGGGACACGGGCTGCGTATTCTGAGAGCGCTTGTTCATTAG
- a CDS encoding ATP synthase subunit I: MNELTKYRVLVVRIVLIFAALCLLISVILPEHRAIAHGLILGSVVSCINVIHMAYKVRLIIEAAVLAAEGKGSRRRAGLGFGFRLATSILAILIPLEFPHYFSELAVLASLVFAHFLLQILGIIFSIKEERMRDELARKEKAKQQQN, encoded by the coding sequence ATGAATGAACTAACTAAATATCGAGTACTCGTTGTCCGAATTGTTCTGATTTTCGCTGCTTTATGCCTGCTCATTTCCGTAATACTTCCGGAGCATCGGGCTATCGCTCACGGTTTGATTTTAGGTTCCGTTGTGAGCTGTATTAATGTCATTCATATGGCTTACAAAGTTCGTTTGATTATCGAGGCAGCGGTACTGGCTGCGGAAGGCAAAGGCAGCAGGAGGCGCGCAGGGCTGGGGTTTGGTTTTCGCCTGGCGACATCGATTCTGGCTATTCTGATTCCTCTTGAGTTTCCTCATTATTTTAGTGAGCTTGCCGTATTGGCCAGCCTGGTATTCGCCCATTTCTTGCTTCAAATTCTGGGGATTATCTTCTCTATCAAAGAGGAGAGAATGAGAGATGAACTGGCCCGGAAAGAGAAAGCTAAACAACAACAGAACTAG
- the atpD gene encoding F0F1 ATP synthase subunit beta, which yields MNKGRVVSIMGPVVDVEFQRGQLPEIFNAISIPGDAAAGRPNDLTLEVSNHLGDNLVRCIAMSSTDGLVRGVEATNLGAPISVPVGEITLGRVFNVLGETIDNKGPAEGGTKNPIHREPPTFEELSTQSEILETGIKVIDLLAPYAKGGKIGLFGGAGVGKTVTIQELINNIAQEHGGISVFAGVGERTREGNDLYHEMSDSGVISKTAMVFGQMNEPPGARLRVALTGLTMAEYFRDQEGRDVLLFIDNIFRFTQAGSEVSALLGRMPSAVGYQPTLATEMGQLQERITSTKKGSVTSIQAIYVPADDYTDPAPATTFAHLDATTNLERKISEKGIFPAVDPLASSSRMLSPEIVGEEHYNVAQGVKQILARYRELQDIIAILGMDELSEDDKLVVARARKIERFLSQPFHVAEQFTGIKGKYVPVAETVRSFKEILDGKHDELPEAAFMYVGTIEEAVEKAKTL from the coding sequence ATGAACAAAGGACGCGTTGTCAGCATTATGGGTCCGGTCGTCGACGTTGAATTTCAGCGCGGTCAACTTCCGGAGATCTTCAATGCTATTAGTATCCCGGGTGATGCCGCTGCCGGCCGCCCGAATGATTTGACCCTGGAAGTTTCCAACCATCTGGGCGACAATCTGGTGCGTTGTATCGCCATGTCTTCTACAGACGGTCTGGTTCGCGGCGTTGAAGCCACTAACCTCGGGGCTCCGATTTCCGTACCTGTAGGCGAAATAACGTTAGGTCGCGTATTTAACGTACTTGGTGAAACTATTGATAATAAAGGACCGGCAGAAGGCGGAACTAAAAATCCGATTCACCGTGAGCCTCCTACTTTTGAAGAGCTGTCCACTCAATCCGAAATCCTGGAGACAGGTATTAAGGTTATCGACTTGCTCGCTCCTTATGCCAAGGGCGGTAAAATCGGTCTGTTCGGCGGTGCGGGCGTAGGTAAAACCGTTACAATTCAGGAACTGATCAACAACATCGCGCAGGAACACGGCGGTATCTCCGTATTTGCGGGTGTTGGTGAACGTACTCGTGAAGGTAATGACCTGTACCATGAAATGTCGGATTCCGGCGTTATCAGCAAAACAGCGATGGTGTTCGGACAAATGAACGAACCTCCAGGTGCGCGTCTTCGCGTTGCTTTGACAGGTTTGACCATGGCCGAATATTTCCGTGATCAAGAGGGCCGTGACGTACTGCTCTTTATCGATAACATCTTCCGCTTTACCCAAGCGGGTTCCGAAGTATCCGCCCTGCTCGGACGTATGCCGTCCGCGGTAGGTTACCAGCCTACTCTGGCAACAGAGATGGGTCAATTGCAGGAGCGTATTACTTCCACGAAGAAAGGTTCCGTTACGTCGATCCAGGCTATCTACGTGCCTGCGGATGACTATACTGACCCGGCTCCAGCGACTACTTTTGCTCACTTGGACGCCACTACAAACCTTGAGCGTAAAATTTCCGAGAAAGGGATCTTCCCTGCGGTCGATCCGCTGGCTTCCAGCTCCCGGATGCTTTCGCCTGAGATTGTTGGCGAAGAGCACTATAATGTAGCGCAAGGCGTTAAACAAATCCTTGCCCGCTACAGAGAGCTTCAAGACATCATCGCCATCCTCGGTATGGACGAATTGTCTGAAGACGACAAACTAGTTGTAGCACGTGCTCGTAAGATCGAGCGCTTCTTGTCCCAGCCTTTCCACGTTGCCGAGCAGTTCACCGGTATCAAAGGTAAATATGTTCCGGTTGCGGAAACGGTTCGCAGCTTTAAAGAAATTCTGGACGGCAAGCATGACGAGCTTCCGGAAGCAGCCTTCATGTATGTAGGTACTATTGAAGAAGCTGTGGAGAAAGCAAAAACTCTGTAA
- the atpA gene encoding F0F1 ATP synthase subunit alpha, with protein MSIRPEEISTLIKSQIEQYKTEIEVAEVGTVIQVGDGIARVHGLENAMANELLEFENGVVGLALNLEESNVGVVILGPYSEIREGDQVKRTGQIMQVPVGEALLGRVVNPLGQPVDGKGPIATTEFRPVEHNAPGVIDRKSVHEPMQTGIKAIDSMVPIGRGQRELIIGDRQTGKTAIAIDTIINQKGNGVKCIYVAIGQKQSTVVGVVETLRRHGALDYTIVVTASASEPSPLLYIAPYAGVAMGEYFMYKGEHVLIIYDDLSKQAAAYRELSLLLRRPPGREAFPGDVFYLHSRLLERAAKLSDELGGGSITALPFIETQASDVSAYIPTNVISITDGQIFLESDLFYSGQRPAINVGISVSRVGGSAQIKAMKKVAGTLRLDLAQYRELQAFSQFGSDLDKSTQARLNRGARMMEILKQGVNQPLSVEKQVVSLYTAVKGYLDEIPVGDIRRFETEFLSFVESQHDEVLQSIRDTKDLTAENETALKEVIEKFKKGFAVKA; from the coding sequence TTGAGTATCAGACCTGAGGAAATCAGCACACTGATTAAAAGTCAGATCGAACAATATAAGACGGAAATCGAAGTAGCCGAAGTCGGAACCGTTATTCAAGTCGGTGATGGTATTGCCCGTGTTCACGGACTCGAAAACGCGATGGCAAACGAGCTTCTCGAATTCGAAAACGGGGTTGTAGGCCTTGCCCTCAACCTGGAAGAAAGCAACGTGGGTGTCGTTATCCTGGGCCCTTACAGCGAAATCCGCGAAGGCGACCAAGTGAAACGCACCGGACAAATCATGCAGGTTCCTGTAGGCGAAGCTCTCCTGGGCCGCGTAGTTAATCCGCTGGGTCAACCTGTGGACGGCAAAGGTCCTATCGCTACAACGGAATTCCGTCCTGTCGAACACAACGCTCCTGGCGTTATCGACCGTAAATCCGTACATGAGCCAATGCAGACTGGTATCAAAGCGATTGACTCCATGGTACCTATCGGCCGCGGCCAGCGGGAATTGATCATCGGTGACCGTCAAACCGGTAAAACGGCTATCGCCATCGATACGATCATTAACCAAAAAGGCAACGGCGTGAAATGTATCTACGTTGCAATCGGTCAGAAACAATCCACCGTTGTAGGCGTGGTTGAAACCCTTCGCCGTCACGGCGCTTTGGATTACACAATCGTTGTAACGGCTTCTGCATCCGAGCCGTCCCCACTCTTGTACATCGCTCCTTATGCGGGCGTAGCTATGGGTGAGTACTTCATGTACAAAGGCGAGCATGTTCTGATCATTTATGATGACCTGTCCAAACAAGCGGCAGCTTATCGTGAATTGTCCTTGCTGCTCCGTCGTCCTCCAGGCCGCGAAGCGTTCCCTGGTGACGTATTCTACTTGCACTCCCGTTTGCTGGAACGTGCAGCGAAGCTGAGCGATGAGCTTGGCGGCGGTTCTATTACGGCTCTGCCGTTTATTGAAACCCAAGCTTCTGACGTATCCGCATACATCCCTACCAACGTGATTTCGATCACCGACGGTCAGATCTTCCTGGAGTCCGACCTGTTCTATTCCGGTCAACGTCCAGCGATCAACGTAGGTATCTCCGTATCCCGGGTAGGCGGTTCCGCACAGATTAAAGCGATGAAGAAGGTAGCCGGCACACTCCGTTTGGACTTGGCCCAATACCGCGAACTTCAAGCTTTCTCCCAATTCGGATCCGATCTGGATAAATCCACTCAAGCCCGTCTTAACCGCGGTGCTCGAATGATGGAAATCCTGAAACAAGGCGTGAACCAGCCGCTTTCCGTTGAGAAACAGGTTGTCAGCTTGTATACAGCTGTCAAAGGTTATCTTGATGAAATTCCGGTTGGCGATATCCGTCGTTTCGAAACGGAGTTCTTGTCCTTCGTAGAAAGCCAGCATGACGAAGTGCTGCAGTCGATCCGCGATACTAAGGATTTGACGGCCGAGAACGAAACGGCGCTGAAAGAAGTTATCGAGAAATTCAAAAAGGGCTTTGCAGTTAAGGCTTAA
- the upp gene encoding uracil phosphoribosyltransferase, with product MGKLIICDHPLIQHKLTFIRDMRTSTKEFRELVDEVATLMAYEITRNLPLQTITVQTPVAETETQVISGRMLGLVPILRAGLGMVDGVLKLIPGAKVGHVGLFRDPETLQPVEYYTKLPTDVQERELIVIDPMLATGGSAIAAIDVLKKRGCSQIKMMNLIAAPEGVKAVQDAHPDVDIYVAALDSHLDDHGYIIPGLGDAGDRLYGTK from the coding sequence ATGGGAAAATTGATCATTTGCGACCATCCCCTGATTCAGCACAAACTGACGTTTATCCGCGATATGCGGACAAGCACGAAAGAGTTTCGCGAATTAGTGGATGAAGTAGCTACTTTGATGGCTTATGAGATTACAAGAAACCTGCCGCTTCAAACGATAACGGTTCAAACGCCGGTGGCGGAGACGGAAACTCAGGTCATTTCAGGCCGTATGCTCGGACTCGTTCCGATCCTTCGTGCGGGATTGGGTATGGTTGACGGCGTATTGAAACTGATTCCGGGGGCCAAGGTCGGTCATGTCGGTCTGTTCCGGGATCCGGAGACGCTGCAGCCAGTCGAATATTATACCAAGCTGCCTACGGACGTGCAGGAGCGTGAGCTGATCGTCATTGACCCTATGCTGGCCACCGGCGGATCGGCTATTGCGGCTATTGACGTCCTGAAGAAACGCGGCTGCAGCCAAATTAAAATGATGAACCTGATTGCGGCTCCTGAAGGCGTAAAGGCTGTGCAGGATGCGCATCCGGACGTGGATATTTATGTGGCCGCCCTGGACAGCCATCTCGATGATCACGGTTATATCATTCCGGGACTTGGCGATGCCGGGGACCGTTTGTACGGAACTAAATAA
- the wecB gene encoding non-hydrolyzing UDP-N-acetylglucosamine 2-epimerase: MSKIKVMTIFGVRPEAIKMAPLILELEKHPEQIESIVCVTAQHREMLDQVLEVFQIQPDYDLNVMKHQQSLNEITIRVLQGLEGVLKEAKPDIVLVHGDTLTTFLASYASFLQQIKIGHVEAGLRTWNKMSPYPEEMNRQLTGVLADLHLAPTDWSAGNLRKENKAESSIYITGNTVTDVFQYTVKEDYTHPVLDWASGKRLILMTAHRRESQGEPHRNIFRAVKRIADEFEDIAICYPVHPSPAVSGPAHEILGNHPRIKLIDPLDVVDLHNFYPHTHLILTDSGGLQEEAPSFGVPVLVLRDTTERPEGIEAGTLELVGTDEEKVYTRTKALLSDTETYQAMSRAANPYGDGKASQRIVNAILHHFGLRSERPEGFHRKFTNENGQVL; encoded by the coding sequence GTGTCTAAGATTAAAGTGATGACGATCTTTGGCGTCAGACCGGAAGCCATCAAGATGGCGCCGCTGATTCTGGAGCTTGAGAAACATCCGGAGCAGATCGAGTCGATCGTATGTGTAACGGCCCAGCACCGGGAAATGCTGGATCAGGTTCTCGAAGTGTTCCAGATCCAGCCGGATTATGACCTGAACGTGATGAAACATCAGCAGAGCCTGAACGAGATTACGATCCGCGTTCTGCAAGGGCTGGAAGGCGTATTGAAAGAGGCCAAGCCGGATATCGTCCTGGTTCACGGCGACACGCTGACGACTTTCCTGGCCAGCTACGCGTCCTTCCTGCAGCAGATCAAGATTGGTCATGTCGAAGCCGGACTCCGGACCTGGAACAAAATGTCCCCTTATCCGGAGGAAATGAACCGTCAGCTAACAGGTGTCCTGGCCGATCTTCATTTGGCGCCGACGGACTGGTCCGCAGGCAATTTGCGCAAGGAGAACAAGGCAGAGTCAAGTATTTATATCACAGGCAACACCGTTACGGATGTGTTTCAATATACGGTAAAAGAGGATTATACCCATCCTGTACTCGACTGGGCCAGCGGCAAACGCCTGATTCTGATGACGGCGCACCGCCGCGAATCGCAAGGGGAGCCGCACCGCAACATTTTCCGCGCGGTGAAACGGATCGCTGACGAGTTTGAAGATATCGCCATCTGTTATCCGGTGCACCCGAGCCCGGCTGTATCCGGACCTGCGCATGAGATTCTCGGCAATCACCCGCGCATCAAGCTGATCGACCCGCTGGATGTTGTGGATCTGCACAACTTCTATCCGCATACCCATCTGATCCTGACGGATTCGGGCGGTCTGCAGGAGGAAGCGCCGTCCTTTGGTGTTCCGGTACTTGTTCTGCGCGATACGACGGAACGCCCGGAAGGGATTGAGGCAGGCACGCTTGAATTGGTCGGTACGGATGAAGAGAAGGTGTATACACGGACAAAAGCGCTGCTCAGCGATACTGAGACTTATCAGGCTATGAGTCGGGCCGCCAACCCGTATGGAGATGGAAAGGCATCCCAAAGAATTGTCAATGCGATACTTCACCATTTCGGTCTGAGAAGCGAGCGTCCTGAAGGATTTCACAGAAAGTTCACAAATGAAAACGGGCAAGTGTTGTAA
- a CDS encoding F0F1 ATP synthase subunit epsilon: MNTFLLEIVTPERVVFSQQVDNVIVRGTEGEFGVMAGHVPLVTPLQVAPIIVKAGSNRTSIAVHGGFIEVQKEKAIILAESAELSQDIDVERARAAKERAERRLANRSSKDHVDHRRAELALQRAVTRINVSSKSKE; the protein is encoded by the coding sequence GTGAATACTTTTTTGCTTGAAATCGTCACACCGGAGCGCGTAGTTTTCTCCCAGCAGGTGGATAACGTCATTGTACGCGGCACAGAAGGGGAATTCGGCGTCATGGCCGGACACGTGCCTTTGGTCACGCCTCTTCAGGTCGCGCCCATTATCGTTAAAGCCGGCAGCAATAGAACCTCAATCGCCGTTCACGGCGGTTTTATTGAAGTGCAGAAGGAGAAAGCGATCATTCTGGCTGAAAGTGCTGAGCTTTCCCAGGATATCGATGTGGAACGCGCCAGAGCGGCTAAAGAACGGGCTGAACGCAGACTCGCTAACCGCAGCAGCAAGGACCATGTTGATCACCGCCGGGCAGAATTGGCCCTGCAAAGAGCCGTTACCCGGATTAACGTGTCTTCGAAGAGCAAGGAATAG
- a CDS encoding AtpZ/AtpI family protein encodes MDKPESGGSAWKMAGVVSLIGVDFAVCTMAGFYVGSWLGNLLGNRGIGVGIGVLAGMAAGVFGAVAVIRRIMRENDE; translated from the coding sequence ATGGACAAACCTGAAAGTGGCGGTTCCGCCTGGAAAATGGCTGGTGTAGTCAGCTTGATAGGCGTAGATTTTGCTGTCTGCACGATGGCTGGCTTTTATGTCGGCTCGTGGCTGGGTAATTTGCTTGGCAATCGCGGAATTGGTGTCGGAATTGGGGTGCTTGCAGGGATGGCAGCCGGAGTGTTTGGCGCTGTGGCTGTAATTAGAAGAATAATGAGGGAAAACGATGAATGA
- the atpG gene encoding ATP synthase F1 subunit gamma has product MAKGIREIKRQIKSVQNTRQITKAMEMVASAKLRRAQEKAQAARPYEEKLKEVVTSIAAGSQGVSHPMLETRPIKRTAYIVITSDGGLVGGYNSNMLRKVMERLAQHASKEEYGLFVVGRKGRDYFNRRNLPVVETVVELSDTPSFADIKKIASAAVQGFENEQFDEIYICFNRFINPLTQVPTIDRLLPFERVESSSNGELKASYEYEPSPEGVLEVLLPKYAETLIYGALLEGKASELGAKMTAMGSATKNASKMIGELTLTYNRARQAAITQEITEIVAGANAQS; this is encoded by the coding sequence ATGGCAAAAGGAATCCGCGAGATTAAACGTCAGATCAAGAGCGTACAGAACACCCGTCAGATCACCAAGGCGATGGAGATGGTCGCTTCCGCTAAATTGAGAAGAGCTCAGGAGAAGGCACAAGCTGCCCGCCCGTACGAGGAGAAACTCAAGGAAGTGGTAACCAGCATTGCTGCCGGTTCCCAAGGGGTCAGCCATCCTATGCTGGAGACCCGTCCGATCAAGAGAACGGCTTACATTGTGATCACTTCCGACGGCGGCCTTGTCGGCGGTTATAACTCCAACATGCTTCGTAAGGTGATGGAGCGGTTAGCGCAGCATGCATCCAAAGAAGAGTATGGTTTGTTCGTGGTAGGACGCAAAGGACGGGATTATTTCAACCGCCGCAATCTTCCGGTAGTGGAGACGGTTGTTGAATTGTCCGACACCCCTTCATTTGCCGATATCAAGAAGATTGCAAGTGCAGCCGTTCAAGGCTTTGAGAATGAGCAGTTTGATGAAATCTACATTTGCTTCAACCGTTTCATCAACCCGCTTACCCAAGTGCCAACCATCGACCGCTTGCTTCCTTTTGAACGGGTGGAAAGCTCGTCAAACGGCGAACTTAAAGCTTCCTACGAATATGAGCCTTCACCGGAAGGCGTCCTCGAGGTGCTGCTTCCCAAATATGCCGAAACGCTTATTTACGGAGCACTCTTGGAAGGCAAAGCGAGTGAGCTGGGCGCCAAGATGACGGCGATGGGATCCGCAACGAAGAATGCGTCGAAGATGATCGGCGAATTGACATTGACTTACAACCGGGCTCGCCAGGCTGCAATTACCCAGGAAATCACGGAAATTGTCGCTGGCGCCAACGCCCAGTCTTAA
- the atpF gene encoding F0F1 ATP synthase subunit B — translation MEFSWESLVLALIAFLILYFLLNKYAFGPLFSVMEKRRELVLQQVEEAKQTREQANVYVEEQKQALQQARKDAYDIIEQSKQTSSKQAAQIIELAKEEAGRLKDEAVRDIENEKNKAVEQLRSEVGVASVKIASKLLEKEVKEDGVQEELVDQYLKEVGGRS, via the coding sequence TTGGAATTCTCATGGGAATCTCTCGTACTTGCGTTAATAGCGTTCCTGATTCTCTACTTCTTGCTTAACAAGTATGCGTTTGGTCCTCTTTTCTCCGTAATGGAAAAACGCCGTGAGCTGGTGCTTCAGCAGGTTGAGGAAGCGAAGCAGACGCGTGAACAGGCCAATGTGTATGTAGAAGAACAGAAACAAGCGCTGCAGCAAGCTCGTAAGGATGCGTACGATATTATCGAACAGTCCAAACAAACTAGCAGCAAACAAGCGGCCCAAATTATTGAGCTCGCTAAAGAAGAAGCCGGACGTCTTAAAGACGAGGCCGTGCGTGACATCGAGAACGAGAAGAATAAAGCGGTTGAGCAGCTCCGTTCGGAAGTGGGCGTTGCCTCTGTAAAGATTGCGTCCAAGCTGCTTGAGAAAGAGGTTAAGGAAGACGGCGTGCAAGAAGAACTCGTCGACCAATATCTCAAAGAGGTCGGTGGCCGCTCATGA